Proteins from one Thalassophryne amazonica chromosome 20, fThaAma1.1, whole genome shotgun sequence genomic window:
- the eppk1 gene encoding epiplakin: MASINQNQDGEVKQNGTTDVKGPLAGIYMEKTKETITIYQAMKKRLLKPGTALALLEAQAATIGIVDPVKNKILPVADAVKEGIVGPELKEKLLIAEKAVHGYTDPYTKQTISLFQAMQKDLVPRDHGLRLLEAQLFTNSLFDPAEQKKISVQEAIEKGHYEKGLLNDEMAELQVFYDPNSQENLNYQCLLEKCIVDPVTGLSLLPVFITFKGLRRTVSCTELLESKIIDKETFDDLQKGKTTTQDVLLNESVKEYLEGKGSIAGIVVVSSNQRMSIYEAMKKHILMPGTALVLLEAQAATGFLIDPLENKKFTVDEAIKNKLIGPEFHAKLLSAERAVTGYKDPYSGETISLFQALSKDLIVKEHGIRLLEAQIATGGIIDPITSHRLPTQVAFKRGYFNEDMNALLENSGDDTKGFFDPNTEENLTYLQLMEKCVFDPATGLCLLPLQDKSDRVNFSLIDYQTKVAFKEEKVNVTSGKYMGMTVSLWELLMSEYFTEEERQDIVQKYRQGKLNIKAIITIVLETIEKSVKTTKVIFDGIRESVTAKQLLEAEIITEKVVEDLNKGKMSVKEVIADENVNVYLQGKDSIAGILLPDSQVMTIYQARQKGKLMPGTALILLEAQAATGYIIDPIGNRKFSVDEAVRAKIIGPDVCQKLRSAEKAVTGYKNPYDGKIISLFQAMQKDLIVKDHGIRLLEAQIATGGIIDPVNSHRIPVHVAYRRGYFNEEMNQILSDPSDDTKGFFDPNTLENLTYLQLIARCVTDPSTGLCLLPLKSKSTKITIDDHIQEAFKRTTVTVRYGRFRGKHTTLWDLINSEYLNEKKRHELFKLYKSKKITTEKLTMTILEIIECKEIKQQAGMHLEGLRGKVSVADLVALQIVDEETFKNLVAGKITNTDVMQMDNVRDYLQGKSCVAGVILQPSNQKLSIFDAQKIGVLTSGTALSLLEAQAATGFIVDPLKNKKLTVEQAVKEKLIEPHMYEKLLSAERAVTGYRDPYTGQKISLFQALVKDLIVKQHAIRLLEAQITTGGIIDPIKCIHLPLEAAYKQGYFDAELNQMLSDSSDDTKGFFDPNTKENLTYRDMLSRCVKDKETGLFLLPLKDKAKAVTMEKMYTDAEIQQEFQKTTVNISVGRYLGKSVSLWDLIHSGYFTEDQRIGLLENYRTRKLSTQLLITLVISIVENLEKTETPKMTAGLRKPVSAEQLLDSDIIDEDTFNQVKGGKLTFEEVTLRASVKKYLKGTGSIAGIKVYPSQKVMRIYEASTQGVLMPGNALALLKAQAATGWVIDPLKNKMYSVDEAARERVIGPDVHQQLLLAERAVTGYKDPYTDVTISLFEAIKGELIPRCDGIHLLEAQMATGGIIDPNQSHRLPDHVAMKMGCLDEEMSKILLTPSDEAKGYFDPNTKEYLSYLQLIKRCEKDSEFGLLLLPLHEEESHIFHTDEQTELAFKRKNVSINVGHFKNKEVSLWDVLLSEYITEEKREQLIQQYKTGTMKIEEIIEILTVIITEVTSKEKKFKGLRKQVSASELYESKIISKELFTQIVQGEVSEENVSKMESIQKYLGATNCIAGVRIESTKKIMSIYEAKSKRLLTPGTSLVLLEAQAATGFVIDPINNKKLSVEEAVAQGVVGPEWKNKLLSAERAVTGYKDPYTGNTISLFQALTKDLIVKDHGIRLLEAQIATGGIIDPVHSHRVPVQVAYQRGYFDEEMNQILSDPDDDTKGFFDPNTQENLTYLQLIERCVTDPITELTLLPIVKKGEVYFFVDEATKLILKSTTTNKAGGKYHGETVSLWELLYSKYITEEKRRELVQQYKSGAITIEHFLEIILKIIQNQTPTTTSSSIVTCQPPETKMDSSTTKITITTTTITETNEIDNFHGIRKDVTATELLESKIIDEDLYKELSEGKVTVMEVSEMDSVRRYLEGTNSIAGVYLQSTKETLSIYQAKAKGLLTPGTSLVLLEAQAATGFVNDPINNKKLSVEEAVAQGLVGHEWKNKLLSAERAVTGYKDPYTGNTISLFQALKKDLIVKDHGIRLLEAQIATGGIIDPVHSHRVPVQVAYQRGYFDEEMNQILSDPDDDTKGFFDPNTQENLTYLQLVERCITDPVTGLSLLVIVKKGEVYFFVDEATKLILKSTTTTKAGGKYHRETVSLWELLYSKYITEEKRRELVQQYKSGAITIEHFLEIILKIIQNQITTTSSSIVTCQPPETKMDSSTTKITITTTTITETNEIDNFHGIRKDVTATELLESKIIDEDLYKELSEGKVTVMEVSEMDSVRRYLEGTNSIAGVYLQSTKETLSIYQAKAKGLLTPGTSLVLLEAQAATGFVIDPINNKKLSVEEAVAQGLVGHEWKNKLLSAERAVTGYKDPYTGNTISLFQALKKDLIVKDHGIRLLEAQIATGGIIDPVHSHRVPVQVAYQRGYFDEEMNQILSDPDDDTKGFFDPNTQENLTYLQLVERCITDPVTGLSLLVIVKKGEVYFFVDEATKLILKSTTTNKAGGKYHGETVSLWELLYSKYITEEKRRELVQQYKSGAITIEHFLEIILKIIQNQITTTSSSIVTCQPPETKMDSSTTKITITTTTITETNEIDNFHGIRKDVTATELLESKIIDEDLYKELSEGKVTVMEVSEMDSVRRYLEGTNSIAGVYLQSTKETLSIYQAKAKGLLTPGTSLVLLEAQAATGFVIDPINNKKLSVEEAVAQGLVGHEWKNKLLSAERAVTGYKDPYTGNIISLFQALKKDLIVKDHGIRLLEAQIATGGIIDPVHSHRVPVQVAYQRGYFDEEMNQILSDPDDDTKGFFDPNTQENLTYLQLVERCITDPVTGLSLLPLHK, from the coding sequence ATGGCCTCCATCAATCAAAATCAAGATGGCGAGGTGAAGCAAAATGGCACCACTGACGTCAAGGGACCTTTGGCTGGAATATAtatggagaagaccaaggagacgATAACCATATATCAAGCCATGAAAAAACGTCTCCTGAAACCAGGGACAGCCTTAGCTCTTCTTGAAGCTCAAGCAGCCACAATTGGCATTGTAGACCCAGTAAAAAACAAAATCCTTCCagttgcagatgctgttaaagaaGGAATAGTTGGGCCAGAGTTAAAAGAGAAACTTCTCATAGCTGAGAAAGCTGTTCATGGTTATACTGACCCCTACACCAAACAAACTATATCTCTGTTCCAAGCTATGCAGAAAGATTTAGTCCCAAGAGATCATGGATTGAGGCTGCTCGAAGCACAGCTTTTCACAAACAGTCTGTTTGATCCTGCTGAGCAGAAAAAAATTTCAGTTCAGGAAGCCATCGAGAAAGGTCACTATGAAAAAGGTTTGCTCAATGATGAAATGGCTGAACTCCAAGTGTTCTACGACCCAAACTCACAAGAAAATCTGAACTATCAATGCCTCCTTGAGAAGTGCATCGTGGATCCTGTCACAGGCCTGTCACTTCTTCCTGTGTTCATCACCTTCAAAGGCCTTCGAAGAACCGTTTCTTGCACTGAACTTCTCGAATCAAAGATCATTGATAAAGAAACATTTGATGATTTACAGAAAGGCAAGACAACAACTCAGGATGTGTTGTTAAATGAATCAGTGAAGGAATATCTGGAGGGCAAAGGCAGCATCGCCGGCATTGTGGTCGTCTCATCCAATCAGAGAATGAGCATTTACGAAGCCATGAAGAAACACATACTGATGCCTGGGACAGCGCTAGTCCTACTCGAGGCACAAGCTGCAACTGGATTCCTGATTGATCCTCTTGAAAATAAGAAGTTCACAGTGGACGAGGCCATCAAAAACAAACTCATCGGTCCCGAATTCCATGCAAAGTTGCTTTCTGCTGAGCGTGCAGTGACTGGATACAAAGACCCATATTCAGGTGAAACCATATCCCTGTTTCAAGCACTCTCAAAAGATCTCATTGTAAAAGAACATGGAATCAGACTACTTGAGGCACAAATTGCTACGGGTGGAATAATTGACCCTATTACCAGCCACCGACTTCCCACACAAGTGGCCTTCAAGCGAGGTTATTTCAATGAAGATATGAATGCCCTACTTGAAAATTCAGGAGATGATACAAAAGGTTTTTTTGATCCAAACACTGAAGAAAATCTAACTTACCTTCAACTGATGGAAAAATGTGTTTTCGATCCTGCAACAGGACTGTGCCTCCTTCCTCTCCAAGATAAATCAGACAGGGTGAATTTTAGTTTAATTGACTATCAAACAAAAGTGGCTTTCAAAGAAGAGAAGGTGAATGTGACGTCTGGGAAATATATGGGGATGACAGTTTCTCTGTGGGAACTCCTGATGTCAGAATACTTTACTGAAGAGGAGaggcaagacattgttcagaagtacAGACAAGGGAAGCTCAATATCAAAGCGATCATCACAATAGTTCTGGAAACCATAGAGAAGTCTGTGAAAACGACTAAGGTCATCTTTGATGGCATCAGAGAAAGTGTCACAGCCAAGCAGCTTTTAGAAGCAGAAATCATAACTGAGAAAGTTGTGGAggatctgaacaaaggaaaaatgtCTGTGAAAGAAGTTATAGCAGATGAAAATGTGAATGTATACCTACAGGGAAAGGACAGCATTGCTGGTATACTGCTTCCTGATTCTCAAGTCATGACCATCTACCAGGCCAGACAGAAAGGAAAACTGATGCCAGGAACGGCTCTGATTCTACTGGAGGCACAGGCAGCAACAGGCTACATAATTGACCCAATTGGAAACAGAAAGTTTTCAGTGGATGAAGCTGTGAGAGCAAAAATTATTGGCCCTGATGTTTGTCAAAAGTTGCGCTCAGCTGAGAAAGCTGTCACTGGATACAAAAATCCATATGATGGCAAAATTATTTCATTGTTCCAAGCAATGCAAAAAGATCTCATTGTAAAAGACCATGGAATTCGCCTACTGGAGGCGCAAATTGCCACTGGTGGAATCATTGACCCTGTGAACAGCCATCGAATTCCTGTACATGTAGCGTACAGGAGGGGATATTTTAATGAGGAAATGAACCAGATCCTGAGTGATCCAAGTGATGACACCAAAGGCTTCTTTGACCCCAACACCCTTGAGAACTTGACATACTTGCAGCTTATAGCCAGATGCGTCACAGATCCCAGTACAGGTCTGTGCCTCTTGCCACTCAAAAGCAAAAGTACCAAAATTACTATAGATGATCACATTCAGGAAGCATTCAAAAGGACCACAGTTACTGTTAGGTATGGCAGATTTCGAGGTAAGCACACAACGCTTTGGGATCTTATCAACTCGGAGTACCTGAACGAGAAAAAACGACATGAGTTATTCAAGCTCTACAAGTCAAAGAAAATCACAACTGAGAAATTAACTATGACCATTTTGGAGATCATTGAGTGTAAGGAAATAAAACAACAAGCAGGAATGCACTTAGAGGGTCTCAGAGGAAAAGTCTCTGTTGCAGATCTTGTGGCATTACAAATTGTAGATGAAGAAACATTCAAAAACTTGGTTGCTGGAAAAATAACGAACACTGATGTGATGCAAATGGATAATGTAAGAGACTATCTGCAAGGAAAAAGCTGTGTGGCTGGGGTGATCCTGCAACCCTCCAATCAGAAACTAAGCATCTTTGATGCACAAAAGATTGGTGTTTTAACATCTGGTACAGCTCTAAGTCTCCTGGAGGCACAGGCTGCCACTGGCTTCATTGTTGAtcctttgaaaaacaaaaaactcacagTGGAACAGGCTGTCAAGGAAAAACTAATCGAGCCACATATGTACGAAAAGCTTTTGTCTGCAGAGAGGGCTGTCACTGGCTACAGAGATCCATACACTGGTCAAAAGATCTCACttttccaagccttggtaaaggACCTAATTGTCAAGCAACATGCCATCCGGTTACTTGAGGCACAAATCACTACAGGTGGTATcattgaccccattaaatgtattcACTTACCTCTAGAGGCTGCATACAAACAAGGATATTTTGATGCAGAACTTAACCAAATGCTGTCTGACTCATCTGATGATACAAAGGGATTTTTTGACCCAAATACAAAGGAAAATCTGACATACAGGGATATGTTGAGCAGATGtgtaaaagacaaagaaacaGGTTTGTTTCTTCTGCCCCTAAAGGACAAGGCAAAAGCAGTAACTATGGAGAAAATGTACACCGATGCAGAAATACAGCAAGAGTTTCAAAAGACAACTGTGAACATTTCAGTGGGCCGGTATTTAGGAAAATCAGTTTCACTATGGGACTTGATTCACTCTGGTTACTTCACTGAAGATCAACGAATTGGCCTACTTGAAAACTACAGAACAAGAAAGCTAAGCACacagctcttaatcacacttgtgATTTCTATCGTAGAAAATCTGGAAAAGACAGAAACTCCGAAAATGACTGCAGGTCTGAGAAAACCTGTTTCTGCAGAACAGCTACTGGATTCTGATATCATTGATGAAGACACATTCAATCAGGTGAAAGGAGGGAAACTCACTTTTGAAGAAGTCACCCTTCGTGCTTCTGTGAAGAAATACCTCAAAGGAACTGGAAGCATTGCTGGAATCAAGGTTTACCCATCCCAAAAAgtaatgagaatatatgaagcaAGTACACAAGGTGTGTTGATGCCTGGAAATGCATTGGCACTGCTGAAAGCACAGGCTGCAACAGGATGGGTCATTGATCCCCTCAAAAACAAGATGTATTCCGTTGATGAAGCAGCAAGAGAGCGCGTTATTGGACCAGATGTACATCAGCAACTTCTCTTAGCTGAACGAGCAGTCACCGGCTATAAAGATCCATACACAGATGTAACAATATCTCTGTTTGAAGCTATAAAGGGAGAGCTGATCCCAAGATGTGATGGTATTCATCTTCTTGAAGCACAGATGGCAACTGGAGGTATCATTGACCCAAATCAAAGCCACAGACTTCCTGACCATGTTGCAATGAAAATGGGATGCCTTGATGAAGAAATGTCCAAAATACTGTTGACTCCAAGTGATGAAGCAAAGGGATACTTTGACCCAAATACCAAAGAATATCTCTCTTACCTTCAACTGATCAAGCGTTGCGAGAAAGATTCTGAATTTGGGCTGCTGCTTCTACCCCTGCATGAAGAGGAATCGCATATATTTCACACAGATGAGCAGACGGAGCTTGCGTTCAAAAGGAAAAATGTTTCCATAAATGTAGGACACTTCAAAAACAAAGAAGTGTCATTGTGGGATGTTTTACTCTCAGAATACATTACAGAAGAAAAAAGGGAGCAGCTCATACAGCAATACAAGACTGGAACCATGAAAATAGAAGAAATCATTGAAATACTTACTGTCATCATCACAGAGGTAACATCAAAAGAAAAGAAATTCAAAGGATTAAGGAAGCAAGTCTCAGCCAGTGAGCTATACGAGTCAAAGATCATCTCAAAAGAGCTTTTCACACAAATTGTTCAAGGAGAAGTATCTGAAGAGAATGTGAGCAAGATGGAATCAATTCAAAAGTACCTTGGGGCCACAAACTGCATAGCAGGTGTGAGAATTGAATCCACAAAGAAAATCATGAGCATCTATGAAGCCAAAAGCAAGAGGCTCCTGACTCCTGGCACATCCTTGGTTCTGCTGGAAGCACAAGCTGCCACTGGATTTGTAATTGACCCAATAAATAACAAGAAACTGTCCGTTGAAGAAGCTGTGGCTCAGGGAGTGGTTGGTCCTGAATGGAAAAACAAGCTGCTTTCAGCAGAACGGGCAGTTACAGGATACAAGGATCCCTACACTGGAAACACAATTTCATTGTTTCAGGCCTTGACGAAAGATCTCATTGTGAAAGATCACGGAATTCGTCTTCTTGAAGCCCAGATTGCCACAGGGGGCATCATTGATCCCGTACACAGCCACAGAGTGCCTGTACAGGTGGCATACCAAAGAGGATACTTTGATGAGGAAATGAACCAGATTCTGTCTGACCCTGATGATGACACCAAAGGCTTTTTTGACCCCAACACGCAAGAGAACCTCACTTATCTACAACTTATTGAGAGATGTGTCACTGATCCCATCACAGAACTTACCCTATTGCCCATTGTAAAGAAAGGCGAGGTCTATTTCTTTGTTGATGAGGCAACAAAACTCATTCTCAAATCTACAACTACAAACAAAGCTGGGGGAAAATATCACGGAGAAACAGTGTCTCTGTGGGAATTGCTTTACTCCAAATACATTACCGAGGAGAAGAGGCGAGAGCTTGTACAACAATACAAATCTGGAGCCATCACGATTGAACACTTCTTGGAGATCATCCTGAAAATCATTCAAAATCAGACACCAACAACAACCTCATCGTCAATTGTCACATGCCAACCACCTGAAACAAAGATGGACAGCAGTACAACAAAAATTACCATCACAACAACTACAATCACAGAGACAAATGAAATTGATAACTTTCATGGAATCAGAAAGGATGTTACTGCAACAGAGCTGCTTGAATCAAAAATCATTGATGAAGATCTCTACAAGGAACTCAGTGAAGGAAAAGTCACAGTGATGGAAGTGAGTGAGATGGACTCTGTACGGAGGTATCTAGAGGGGACCAACAGCATTGCAGGAGTGTATCTGCAGTCAACGAAAGAAACGCTGAGCATCTACCAAGCCAAAGCCAAGGGTCTTCTGACTCCTGGGACCTCTCTTGTGCTGCTGGAGGCACAAGCTGCCACTGGATTTGTCAATGACCCAATAAATAACAAGAAACTGTCTGTAGAAGAAGCTGTGGCTCAAGGATTGGTTGGCCATGAATGGAAAAACAAGCTGCTTTCAGCAGAACGGGCAGTTACAGGATACAAGGATCCCTACACTGGAAACACAATTTCATTGTTTCAGGCCTTGAAGAAAGATCTCATTGTGAAAGATCATGGAATTCGTCTTCTTGAAGCCCAGATTGCCACAGGGGGCATCATTGATCCCGTACACAGCCACAGAGTGCCTGTACAGGTGGCATACCAAAGAGGATACTTTGATGAGGAAATGAACCAGATTCTGTCTGACCCTGATGATGACACCAAAGGCTTTTTTGACCCCAACACACAAGAGAACCTCACTTATCTCCAGCTGGTTGAGAGGTGTATCACAGACCCAGTTACAGGCCTGAGTTTACTGGTCATTGTAAAGAAAGGCGAGGTCTATTTCTTTGTTGATGAGGCAACAAAACTCATTCTCAAATCTACAACTACAACCAAAGCTGGGGGAAAATATCACAGAGAAACAGTGTCTCTGTGGGAATTGCTTTACTCCAAATACATCACTGAGGAGAAGAGGCGAGAGCTTGTACAACAATACAAGTCTGGAGCCATCACGATTGAACACTTCTTGGAGATCATCCTGAAAATCATTCAAAATCAGATAACAACAACCTCATCGTCAATCGTCACATGCCAACCACCTGAAACAAAGATGGACAGCAGTACAACAAAAATTACCATCACAACAACTACAATCACAGAGACAAATGAAATTGATAACTTTCATGGAATCAGAAAGGATGTTACTGCAACAGAGCTGCTTGAATCAAAAATCATTGATGAAGATCTCTACAAGGAACTCAGTGAAGGAAAAGTCACAGTGATGGAAGTGAGTGAGATGGACTCTGTACGGAGGTATCTAGAGGGGACCAACAGCATTGCAGGAGTGTATCTGCAGTCAACGAAAGAAACGCTGAGCATCTACCAAGCCAAAGCCAAGGGTCTTCTGACTCCTGGGACCTCTCTTGTGCTGCTGGAGGCACAAGCTGCCACTGGATTTGTCATTGAcccaataaataacaaaaaactgtCTGTAGAAGAAGCTGTGGCTCAAGGACTGGTTGGCCATGAATGGAAAAACAAGCTGCTTTCAGCAGAACGGGCAGTTACAGGATACAAGGATCCCTACACTGGAAACACAATTTCATTGTTTCAGGCCTTGAAGAAAGATCTCATTGTGAAAGATCATGGAATTCGTCTTCTTGAAGCCCAGATTGCCACAGGGGGCATCATTGATCCTGTACACAGCCACAGAGTGCCTGTACAGGTGGCATACCAAAGAGGATACTTTGATGAGGAAATGAACCAGATTCTGTCTGACCCTGATGATGATACCAAAGGCTTTTTTGACCCCAACACACAAGAGAACCTCACTTATCTCCAGCTAGTTGAGAGGTGTATCACAGATCCAGTTACAGGCCTGAGTTTACTGGTCATTGTAAAGAAAGGCGAGGTCTATTTCTTTGTTGATGAGGCAACAAAACTCATTCTCAAATCTACAACTACAAACAAAGCTGGGGGAAAATATCACGGAGAAACAGTGTCTCTGTGGGAATTGCTTTACTCTAAATACATTACTGAGGAGAAGAGGCGAGAGCTTGTACAACAATACAAGTCTGGAGCCATCACGATTGAACACTTCTTGGAGATCATCCTGAAAATCATTCAAAATCAGATAACAACAACCTCATCGTCAATTGTCACATGCCAACCACCTGAAACAAAGATGGACAGCAGTACAACAAAAATTACCATCACAACAACTACAATCACAGAGACAAATGAAATTGATAACTTTCATGGAATCAGAAAGGATGTTACTGCAACAGAGCTGCTTGAATCAAAAATCATTGATGAAGATCTCTACAAGGAACTCAGTGAAGGAAAAGTCACAGTGATGGAAGTGAGTGAGATGGACTCTGTACGGAGGTATCTAGAGGGGACCAACAGCATTGCAGGAGTGTATCTGCAGTCAACGAAAGAAACGCTGAGCATCTACCAAGCCAAAGCCAAGGGTCTTCTGACTCCTGGGACCTCTCTTGTGCTGCTGGAGGCACAAGCTGCCACTGGATTTGTCATTGACCCAATAAATAACAAGAAACTGTCTGTAGAAGAAGCTGTGGCTCAAGGACTGGTTGGCCATGAATGGAAAAACAAGCTGCTTTCAGCAGAACGGGCAGTTACAGGATACAAGGATCCCTACACTGGAAACATAATTTCATTGTTTCAGGCCTTGAAGAAAGACCTCATTGTGAAAGATCATGGAATTCGTCTTCTTGAAGCCCAGATTGCCACAGGGGGCATCATTGATCCCGTACACAGCCACAGAGTGCCTGTACAGGTGGCATACCAAAGAGGATACTTTGATGAGGAAATGAACCAGATTCTGTCTGACCCTGATGATGACACCAAAGGCTTTTTTGACCCCAACACACAAGAGAACCTCACTTATCTCCAGCTGGTTGAGAGGTGTATCACAGACCCAGTTACAGGACTGAGTTTACTCCCTTTGCATAAGTAG